Proteins encoded in a region of the Streptomyces sp. PCS3-D2 genome:
- a CDS encoding type I polyketide synthase, producing the protein MSDQRMRDYLNRVTIDLRDTRQRLRKAEARSSEPIAIVAMSCRFPGGVRTPEDLWELLAEGRDTIGPVPGDRGWEAAWPAGGTVPGRGAFLDGAADFDPEFFGISPREAVAMDPQQRLLLMASWEAVEQAGIDPLTLRGSRTGVYAAAIDQGYATLGAGAAEAVQGFLMTGNSMSVMSGRVSYALGLEGPAVTVDTACSASLVALHLAARALRAGECSLALAGGVSVMALPAVFVEFSRQGAMSPDGRCKPFAAAADGTGWGEGVGMLLLERLSDARRNGRTVLAVLRGSAVNQDGASNGLTAPNGPSQQRVIRAALADAGLAAQDVDAVEAHGTGTTLGDPIEADALLATYGQDRPEGRPLWLGSLKSNIGHTQAAAGVAGVIKTVLALRHGVLPRTLHVDAPTPHADWSSGAVELLTETRDWPAVDRPRRAGVSSFGMSGTNAHVVLEQAPEPEPAAGKEPAAGGPEPAADAGRQPAAVLPWVLSGRTEAALGDQAARLRARLATDAPARPADIGFSLATTRAAFEHRAVVIGDGHPALLHGLAALSVPDLDLPGGMAPGPVPAVPADVVTGTGRVVEGRTALVFPGQGSQWAGMARDLLATSPVFRDRLAACDAALSAHVDWTLLDVLDGAPGAPSLERVDVVQPVLWAVMVSLAAHWDSWGVRPDAVVGHSQGEIAAAVVAGALSLEDGATVVALRSRAIRALAGLGGMVAVSLPEDRVRAEIAPWAEKLSVAAVNGPAAVVVSGETGALAELLTHCATRGVRARAVPVDYASHSAQVERIRSEVLAALAGVRPLAARIPLFSTVTGDRLDTTAMDADYWYRNLRGTVRFDAAVRSLVEQGHEVFVEVSPHPVLTMALQDTAEATGVAEPPVVVGTLRRDDGGLRRALRSAAELWVAGAAVDWSAVFAGTGARPTALPGYPFQLRRYWLEPEPSPDARPAADPHDTAFWHMIDHEAPGEIAAHLAVDQDALAPVLPALRDWRRQRRDESIIDSWRYRIDWQPLPDPPAATTAGTWLVVLPAGHGDDERVRGPVLALTEAGATVVTAEASAGAVRRADLADTLAAALGDRVPTGVLSLLAVADRPHPNHPALPTGTALTVALVQALGDLALTAPLWCATTGAVSTGADDPVTHPRQALVWGTGLVAALELSARWGGLVDLPSDLDARARTRLAAVLTASGAGPGPDGGTGREDQLALRASGLLARRLRHAPRNDGRTKPWKPRGTVLLTGGTGAVGPHLARWLARSGATHLVLPGRRGPQAPGAAELAAELDALGVRLTLPVCDLADRQDVAALLTGLETAGDPVTAVVHAAAFVALAPLDGTPMSAFEQIVAAKASGAEHLDALLDRELDAFVLFSSIAGVWGSGDHGAYAAANAYLGALAQHRRARGLTATTVDWGIWQAENPWQDRIAGEDADLFKLEQHGLPRIAPDLAVHALQQALDDDETVLAVADVDWERFAAVFTSTRPSPLLTGIPEARRALDETTGDTEAPAAAQLRQRLAALGASEQRRLLLDLVRTHAAAVLGHPTVDAIRPGKAFQDMGFASLTAVELRNRLNTATGLRLPSTLIFDHPSSTALAEEIRAELLGLQTATAHTDPSGTAAPAPVPDDEPIAIVSMACRFPGGIGTPEDLWRLLAEGGDAVSDFPTDRGWDIEALYDPDPDHPGTSTTRRGGFLHDAADFDAEFFGISPREAVAMDPQQRMLLETTWEAIERASIDPVALRGSRTGVFTGVNYADYAAVVAQSEEGDGHLLTGSAPSVVSGRVAYTLGLEGPAVTIDTACSSSLVAMHLAGRALRGGDCSLALVGGVAVMATPGAFISFSRQRGLAEDGRCKAFSDDADGMGMGEGVGVLLLERLSDARRNGHPVLAVVRGSATNQDGASNGLSAPNGPSQQRVIRAALADAGLTASEVDVVEAHGTGTTLGDPIEAQALLATYGQDRPADRPLLVGSLKSNLGHAQAASGVAGVIKTVLSMRHGEVPRTLHVGRPSGHVDWTRGALALATEQQLWPAHDRPYRAGVSSFGLSGTNVHTILEHTPFEDDGPPVARTPLPAVPWLLSAKSPQALRAQADRLRRHLDGSPAADPRDIGSALHARTSFEHRKALIGDADRLRTLLDQLADADADAQAWDGGRTVDGRTVLVFPGQGSQWVGMAAELLAGSVVFAGRMAECERALSPFVDWSLVEALGSGELLGRVDVVQPVLWAVMVSLAEVWRSYGVTADAVVGHSQGEIAAACVAGGLSLEDGARVVALRSRAVGVLAGRGGMASVPLPADAVRERIAGWDGRLSVAAVNGPSSTVVSGDADAVAELVAEFVEEGVRARLIEVDYASHSSHVEEIREQLLADLAGVAPGSGSVPFFSTVTGGWLDTKALDAEYWYRNLRETVCFEEATRALLDSGHRVFIEASAHPVLGVAVAESVEAAGVDAAVLGTLRRGEGGLDQVLRAVGRAWERGVGVDWSGAFPGARRVELPTYAFQRTRYWPEPAPTAAADVGAAGLDPADHPVLGAAIELADTGELLLSGRLSLRTHPWLADHAVAGTVLLPGAAFAELAVRAADEVGCHTVEELTLQTPLLIPADTAVRLQVRVGAEDAHGSRSLDLFSCREDAATPQWTAHATGALTADATPRKPAPAPDDAGSWPPPGAVPIPVDDLYERFDASGYRYGPAFRGVTTAWRRGDEVFTEVRLPQDQHRSASAFGVHPALLDAALQGLFLRADPEAGPGRERPSAGLPFSWSGVRLYASGATALRVRLGFRPDGSVSIDAADPNGLPVASVEALAVRPIDLDALRPGGPESLYRLEWSAAPVGAPGDPLGHWTVLGGPDLFSDSHPDLAALAAAVDGGAPSPAAVLSWCDHTPQLPSPPDAASVHAALDDALRLIQEWLADPRWDDGTRLVLVTRGAVATAAGEDVTDLTGAAVRGLVRSAQSEHPDRFLLIDTDDPAAVTGLLPRALAAAEPQLAIRDGELLAARLTRATSPSDPDPDPDPETPSGIAAAGGTVLVTGAGGALGSLVAQHLVTVHGVRNLLLVGRRGADTPGLADLAAALRGLGALVDVAACDVADRDALAALLAAIPAERPLSAVVHAAGVLDDGTVESLTPERMGHVLRPKVDAALHLHALTRDLPLSAFVLFSSASATVGNAGQGNYAAANAFLDALAQQRRARQLPAQSLAWGLWERRGAMTGTLTAADLRRMSRDGTAAIGSNEGLALLDAALTLDEPLLVPVKIDLGRLRTAARTAPVPALLSGLVPGTARRPASGADAAEADSLRRRLTALTSEERVATLLELVQGRVADVLGHGGAGTVDPDQAFKDLGFDSLTSVELRNRLSAATGRRLPATLVFDHPTPAAVAGYLAGRLVPDAPGGTGTAGTAVTADPGDHEISSLLATIPPAALRRAGLLDALLSLADRPETPAPAADIDGMTVDDLVRMALGGTRD; encoded by the coding sequence GTGAGCGACCAGAGGATGCGCGACTACCTCAACCGGGTGACCATCGACCTGCGGGACACCCGGCAGCGCCTCCGGAAGGCCGAGGCCCGGAGCAGCGAGCCGATCGCGATCGTGGCGATGAGCTGCCGCTTCCCCGGCGGCGTCCGCACCCCGGAAGACCTGTGGGAGCTGCTCGCCGAAGGCCGCGACACCATCGGGCCCGTTCCCGGCGACCGGGGCTGGGAGGCCGCCTGGCCGGCCGGCGGCACGGTCCCCGGCCGGGGGGCGTTCCTGGACGGCGCGGCGGACTTCGACCCGGAATTCTTCGGCATCTCGCCCCGTGAGGCGGTCGCCATGGACCCGCAGCAGCGGCTGCTGCTGATGGCGTCCTGGGAGGCCGTCGAGCAGGCCGGCATCGACCCGCTCACCCTGCGGGGCAGCCGCACCGGCGTGTACGCGGCGGCCATCGACCAGGGGTACGCGACGCTGGGCGCCGGCGCCGCCGAAGCCGTCCAGGGGTTCCTGATGACGGGGAACTCGATGAGCGTGATGTCCGGGCGGGTGTCCTACGCGCTCGGCCTCGAAGGCCCCGCCGTCACCGTGGACACCGCCTGCTCGGCCTCGCTGGTGGCGCTGCACCTGGCGGCGCGGGCGCTGCGGGCCGGCGAGTGCTCGCTCGCGCTCGCCGGCGGGGTCAGCGTGATGGCGCTGCCCGCGGTGTTCGTCGAGTTCAGCCGGCAGGGCGCGATGTCCCCCGACGGCCGCTGCAAGCCGTTCGCGGCGGCGGCCGACGGCACCGGCTGGGGCGAGGGCGTGGGGATGCTGCTGCTGGAGCGGCTGTCCGACGCACGGCGCAACGGCCGTACGGTCCTGGCCGTACTGCGCGGCTCGGCGGTCAACCAGGACGGCGCCAGCAACGGCCTCACCGCCCCCAACGGCCCCTCCCAGCAGCGCGTCATCCGGGCCGCCCTCGCCGACGCGGGCCTCGCCGCCCAAGACGTGGACGCGGTCGAGGCGCACGGCACCGGCACCACCCTCGGCGACCCGATCGAGGCCGACGCGCTGCTGGCCACGTACGGTCAGGACCGGCCCGAGGGGCGGCCGCTGTGGCTGGGGTCGCTGAAGTCGAACATCGGCCACACCCAGGCCGCCGCCGGGGTCGCCGGGGTCATCAAGACCGTCCTCGCCCTCCGCCACGGCGTCCTGCCCCGCACCCTGCACGTGGACGCGCCCACCCCGCACGCCGACTGGTCCTCGGGCGCCGTCGAACTGCTCACCGAGACCCGCGACTGGCCCGCCGTCGACCGGCCGCGCCGGGCCGGTGTGTCCTCCTTCGGCATGAGCGGCACCAACGCGCACGTCGTCCTCGAACAGGCGCCGGAGCCGGAACCGGCCGCCGGGAAGGAACCCGCGGCCGGCGGCCCGGAACCCGCGGCCGATGCGGGCCGTCAGCCCGCCGCCGTGCTGCCCTGGGTGCTGTCCGGCCGTACCGAGGCCGCGCTCGGTGACCAGGCGGCCCGGCTGCGCGCCCGCCTCGCCACGGACGCGCCCGCCCGGCCGGCCGACATCGGGTTCTCGCTGGCGACCACCCGGGCCGCCTTCGAACACCGGGCTGTGGTGATCGGCGACGGACACCCCGCCCTGCTGCACGGGCTCGCCGCCCTGTCCGTGCCGGACCTGGACCTTCCCGGCGGCATGGCCCCCGGCCCCGTCCCGGCCGTGCCCGCCGACGTCGTCACCGGCACCGGTCGGGTCGTCGAGGGCCGGACCGCCCTGGTGTTCCCCGGCCAGGGCTCCCAGTGGGCCGGCATGGCCCGGGACCTGCTCGCCACCAGCCCCGTCTTCCGGGACCGGCTCGCCGCCTGCGACGCGGCCCTCTCCGCCCACGTCGACTGGACGCTCCTCGACGTCCTGGACGGCGCGCCCGGGGCACCCTCCCTGGAACGGGTGGACGTGGTGCAGCCGGTGCTGTGGGCGGTGATGGTGTCCCTGGCCGCGCACTGGGACTCCTGGGGCGTCCGGCCCGACGCCGTGGTCGGGCACAGCCAGGGCGAGATCGCCGCCGCCGTGGTGGCGGGAGCCCTGTCCCTGGAGGACGGCGCGACGGTCGTCGCCCTGCGCAGCCGGGCCATCCGGGCGCTGGCCGGACTCGGCGGCATGGTCGCCGTGTCCCTGCCCGAGGACCGGGTCCGCGCCGAGATCGCCCCCTGGGCCGAGAAGCTGTCCGTGGCCGCCGTCAACGGGCCCGCCGCCGTGGTCGTCTCGGGGGAGACCGGGGCACTCGCCGAACTGCTCACCCACTGCGCGACCCGGGGCGTACGGGCCAGGGCGGTCCCCGTCGACTATGCCTCGCACTCGGCGCAGGTCGAGCGGATCAGGTCCGAGGTGCTGGCCGCGCTGGCCGGCGTACGCCCGCTGGCGGCCCGCATCCCGCTGTTCTCCACCGTCACCGGCGACCGGCTCGACACCACGGCCATGGACGCCGACTACTGGTACCGCAACCTCCGCGGCACCGTCCGCTTCGACGCGGCCGTACGGTCCCTCGTCGAGCAGGGCCACGAGGTCTTCGTCGAGGTGTCGCCGCACCCGGTGCTGACCATGGCCCTCCAGGACACCGCCGAGGCCACCGGCGTCGCGGAGCCGCCCGTCGTCGTCGGCACCCTGCGCCGCGACGACGGCGGACTGCGCCGGGCGCTGCGCTCGGCGGCCGAACTGTGGGTGGCGGGTGCGGCCGTCGACTGGTCCGCGGTGTTCGCCGGCACCGGCGCCCGCCCCACGGCCCTGCCCGGATACCCCTTCCAGCTGCGGCGCTACTGGCTGGAGCCAGAGCCGTCGCCCGACGCCCGCCCGGCCGCCGACCCGCACGACACCGCCTTCTGGCACATGATCGACCACGAGGCCCCGGGCGAGATCGCCGCCCACCTGGCCGTCGACCAGGACGCCCTCGCCCCCGTCCTGCCCGCCCTGCGCGACTGGCGCCGGCAGCGGCGCGACGAGAGCATCATCGACTCCTGGCGCTACCGCATCGACTGGCAGCCCCTGCCCGACCCGCCCGCCGCCACTACCGCAGGCACCTGGCTCGTCGTACTGCCCGCCGGACACGGCGACGACGAACGGGTCCGCGGCCCGGTCCTGGCCCTCACCGAAGCGGGCGCCACCGTCGTGACGGCCGAAGCCAGCGCCGGCGCCGTCCGCCGCGCGGACCTCGCGGACACCCTCGCCGCCGCGCTCGGCGACCGCGTCCCGACCGGCGTGCTCTCGCTGCTCGCCGTCGCCGACCGGCCCCACCCGAACCACCCGGCCCTGCCCACCGGAACGGCCCTCACCGTCGCCCTCGTCCAGGCCCTGGGCGACCTCGCCCTCACGGCACCCCTCTGGTGCGCCACCACCGGAGCCGTGTCCACGGGCGCGGACGACCCGGTCACCCACCCTCGCCAGGCGCTGGTCTGGGGCACCGGACTGGTGGCCGCGCTCGAACTGTCCGCCCGCTGGGGCGGACTCGTCGACCTGCCGTCGGACCTCGACGCCCGCGCCCGGACCCGGCTCGCCGCCGTCCTCACGGCCTCCGGCGCGGGCCCCGGCCCGGACGGCGGCACCGGCCGCGAGGACCAGCTCGCCCTGCGCGCCTCCGGCCTGCTGGCCCGCCGCCTCCGCCACGCCCCCCGGAACGACGGCCGTACGAAGCCCTGGAAGCCCCGCGGCACCGTCCTGCTGACCGGCGGCACTGGCGCCGTCGGCCCGCACCTCGCCCGCTGGCTCGCACGCAGCGGCGCCACCCACCTCGTCCTGCCGGGCCGCCGCGGCCCCCAGGCACCCGGCGCGGCCGAACTCGCCGCCGAACTCGACGCCCTCGGCGTACGGCTCACCCTGCCCGTCTGCGACCTGGCGGACCGCCAGGACGTGGCGGCCCTGCTCACCGGCCTGGAGACGGCGGGCGACCCGGTCACCGCCGTCGTCCACGCCGCCGCCTTCGTCGCGCTCGCACCGCTCGACGGCACACCCATGTCCGCGTTCGAACAGATCGTCGCCGCCAAGGCCTCCGGAGCCGAACACCTCGACGCCCTCCTCGACCGGGAACTCGACGCCTTCGTCCTGTTCTCCTCCATCGCCGGAGTCTGGGGCAGCGGCGACCACGGCGCCTACGCCGCGGCCAACGCCTACCTCGGCGCCCTCGCCCAGCACCGCCGGGCCCGCGGCCTCACCGCCACCACCGTCGACTGGGGCATCTGGCAGGCCGAGAACCCGTGGCAGGACCGCATCGCCGGAGAAGACGCCGACCTGTTCAAACTGGAGCAGCACGGCCTGCCCCGGATCGCCCCCGACCTCGCCGTCCACGCCCTGCAACAGGCACTGGACGACGACGAGACCGTACTCGCCGTCGCCGACGTCGACTGGGAGCGGTTCGCCGCCGTCTTCACCTCCACCCGCCCCAGCCCGCTGCTCACCGGCATCCCCGAAGCCCGCCGCGCCCTGGACGAGACGACCGGCGACACCGAGGCACCCGCCGCCGCACAGCTGCGGCAACGGCTCGCCGCCCTCGGCGCATCCGAACAGCGCCGCCTGCTGCTCGACCTGGTCCGCACCCACGCCGCCGCCGTCCTCGGCCACCCCACCGTGGACGCGATCCGGCCCGGCAAGGCCTTCCAGGACATGGGATTCGCCTCCCTCACCGCGGTCGAACTCCGCAACCGGCTCAACACCGCCACCGGACTGCGGCTGCCGTCCACCCTGATCTTCGACCACCCCTCGTCCACCGCCCTCGCCGAGGAGATCCGCGCGGAACTCCTCGGCCTGCAGACCGCCACGGCGCACACCGACCCCTCGGGCACCGCCGCGCCCGCCCCCGTACCCGACGACGAGCCGATCGCGATCGTGTCCATGGCCTGCCGCTTCCCCGGCGGCATCGGTACCCCCGAAGACCTGTGGCGGCTGCTCGCCGAAGGCGGCGACGCCGTCTCGGACTTCCCCACCGACCGCGGCTGGGACATCGAAGCGCTCTACGACCCCGACCCCGACCACCCCGGCACCTCCACCACCCGGCGCGGCGGCTTCCTGCACGACGCCGCCGACTTCGACGCCGAATTCTTCGGCATCTCCCCGCGCGAAGCGGTGGCCATGGACCCCCAGCAGCGGATGCTCCTGGAAACCACCTGGGAAGCCATCGAGCGCGCCTCCATCGACCCCGTCGCCCTGCGCGGCAGCCGCACCGGAGTGTTCACCGGCGTCAACTACGCCGACTACGCCGCCGTCGTCGCCCAGTCGGAAGAAGGCGACGGCCACCTCCTCACCGGTAGCGCCCCCAGTGTCGTGTCCGGCCGGGTCGCCTACACCCTCGGCCTGGAAGGCCCCGCCGTGACCATCGACACGGCCTGCTCCTCCTCCCTCGTCGCGATGCACCTCGCCGGCCGGGCCCTGCGCGGCGGAGACTGCTCCCTCGCCCTGGTCGGCGGCGTCGCCGTGATGGCCACCCCCGGCGCCTTCATCAGCTTCTCCCGTCAGCGCGGACTCGCCGAGGACGGCCGCTGCAAGGCCTTCTCAGACGACGCGGACGGCATGGGCATGGGCGAAGGCGTCGGCGTCCTGCTGCTGGAACGTCTCTCGGACGCCCGGCGCAACGGGCACCCCGTCCTGGCCGTGGTCCGTGGTTCGGCCACCAACCAGGACGGCGCCAGCAACGGCCTCTCCGCGCCCAACGGCCCCTCCCAGCAGCGGGTCATCCGGGCGGCGCTCGCGGACGCGGGCCTGACGGCGTCCGAGGTGGACGTGGTGGAGGCGCACGGCACCGGCACCACCCTCGGCGACCCCATCGAGGCGCAGGCCCTGCTGGCGACGTACGGGCAGGACCGGCCCGCCGACCGGCCCCTGCTGGTCGGCTCGCTCAAGTCCAACCTCGGCCACGCCCAGGCGGCATCGGGCGTGGCAGGGGTCATCAAGACGGTGCTGTCCATGCGACACGGCGAGGTGCCCCGCACCCTGCACGTCGGCAGGCCGTCCGGCCACGTCGACTGGACCCGCGGCGCGCTCGCCCTCGCGACCGAGCAGCAGCTCTGGCCGGCGCACGACCGCCCGTACCGGGCCGGTGTGTCCTCCTTCGGCCTCAGCGGTACCAACGTCCACACCATCCTCGAACACACCCCCTTTGAGGACGACGGCCCGCCGGTCGCCCGCACCCCGCTGCCCGCGGTGCCCTGGCTGCTGTCGGCCAAGAGCCCGCAGGCCCTGCGGGCCCAGGCCGACCGCCTGCGCCGCCACCTCGACGGCAGCCCCGCAGCGGACCCCCGCGACATCGGCTCCGCGCTGCACGCCCGCACCTCCTTCGAGCACCGCAAAGCCCTGATCGGCGACGCAGACCGACTCCGCACCCTGCTGGACCAACTGGCCGACGCCGACGCCGACGCACAGGCCTGGGACGGCGGGCGCACGGTGGACGGCCGCACGGTGTTGGTGTTTCCGGGGCAGGGGTCGCAGTGGGTGGGGATGGCTGCGGAGTTGTTGGCTGGGTCGGTGGTGTTTGCGGGGCGGATGGCGGAGTGTGAGCGGGCTTTGTCGCCGTTTGTGGATTGGTCGTTGGTGGAGGCGTTGGGGTCGGGGGAGTTGCTGGGGCGGGTTGATGTGGTGCAGCCGGTGTTGTGGGCTGTGATGGTGTCGTTGGCGGAGGTGTGGCGGTCCTATGGCGTGACGGCGGATGCGGTGGTGGGTCATTCGCAGGGTGAGATCGCGGCTGCGTGTGTGGCGGGTGGTTTGAGCCTGGAGGATGGGGCTCGGGTGGTGGCGTTGCGTTCGCGTGCGGTGGGGGTGTTGGCGGGTCGGGGTGGGATGGCGTCGGTGCCGCTGCCTGCGGACGCGGTGCGGGAGCGGATCGCCGGGTGGGATGGTCGTCTGTCGGTGGCCGCGGTCAACGGGCCTTCGTCCACGGTGGTGTCGGGTGATGCGGACGCGGTCGCGGAACTGGTGGCGGAGTTCGTGGAGGAGGGGGTGCGGGCGCGCCTGATCGAGGTCGATTACGCCTCGCATTCTTCGCATGTGGAGGAGATCCGTGAGCAGTTGCTCGCGGATCTGGCCGGGGTGGCGCCGGGCTCGGGTTCGGTGCCGTTCTTCTCGACGGTGACGGGTGGTTGGCTGGATACGAAGGCTCTGGATGCGGAGTACTGGTACCGCAACCTGCGGGAGACGGTCTGCTTCGAGGAGGCGACCCGTGCGCTGCTGGACAGCGGGCACCGCGTCTTCATCGAGGCCAGCGCCCACCCGGTGCTGGGCGTGGCCGTGGCGGAGTCGGTGGAGGCCGCGGGTGTGGACGCCGCGGTGCTCGGCACTCTGCGTCGTGGTGAGGGTGGTCTCGATCAGGTGCTGCGTGCGGTGGGCCGGGCCTGGGAACGCGGTGTGGGCGTGGACTGGTCGGGGGCGTTTCCGGGGGCGCGGCGGGTCGAGCTGCCGACGTACGCTTTCCAACGCACCCGCTACTGGCCCGAGCCGGCGCCCACCGCGGCGGCCGATGTGGGTGCGGCCGGGCTCGACCCGGCCGACCACCCCGTCCTCGGGGCTGCCATCGAGCTGGCGGACACGGGCGAACTGCTGCTCAGCGGGAGGCTGTCGCTGCGTACGCACCCCTGGCTCGCCGACCACGCCGTGGCCGGAACGGTCCTGCTCCCCGGGGCGGCCTTCGCGGAACTGGCCGTACGCGCCGCGGATGAGGTCGGCTGCCACACGGTCGAGGAACTGACGCTCCAGACACCGCTGTTGATTCCCGCCGACACCGCCGTACGGCTGCAAGTGCGGGTCGGCGCCGAGGACGCGCACGGCAGCCGCTCCCTGGATCTGTTCTCCTGCCGCGAGGACGCGGCGACCCCGCAGTGGACCGCGCACGCGACCGGCGCACTCACCGCCGACGCCACGCCGCGCAAGCCCGCGCCCGCACCCGACGACGCCGGTTCCTGGCCCCCGCCCGGGGCCGTCCCGATCCCGGTCGACGACCTGTACGAGCGGTTCGACGCTTCCGGCTACAGGTACGGACCCGCCTTCCGCGGGGTCACCACCGCTTGGCGCCGGGGCGATGAGGTCTTCACCGAGGTTCGCCTGCCCCAGGACCAGCACCGGTCCGCCTCCGCCTTCGGCGTGCACCCGGCGCTGCTGGACGCAGCCCTCCAGGGACTGTTCCTGCGCGCCGATCCGGAGGCCGGGCCGGGCCGGGAGCGTCCTTCCGCCGGACTGCCGTTCTCCTGGAGCGGAGTCAGGCTGTACGCCTCCGGCGCCACCGCGCTCCGGGTACGGCTCGGCTTCCGGCCGGACGGGTCGGTGTCGATCGACGCGGCCGACCCGAACGGCCTCCCGGTCGCGTCCGTCGAGGCGCTCGCCGTCCGCCCGATCGACCTCGACGCCCTCCGCCCTGGCGGCCCTGAATCCCTCTACCGGCTGGAGTGGTCGGCGGCGCCCGTCGGCGCACCCGGCGACCCGCTCGGACACTGGACCGTCCTCGGGGGCCCGGACCTCTTCTCGGACAGCCATCCGGACCTGGCCGCGCTCGCCGCCGCGGTCGACGGCGGAGCTCCGTCGCCCGCCGCGGTGTTGTCCTGGTGCGACCACACCCCGCAGCTCCCGTCCCCGCCCGACGCCGCGTCCGTGCACGCCGCGCTGGACGATGCCCTGCGGCTCATCCAGGAATGGCTGGCCGACCCGCGGTGGGACGACGGCACCCGGCTCGTCCTCGTCACCCGGGGCGCGGTCGCCACGGCGGCCGGTGAGGACGTCACCGACCTCACCGGTGCCGCGGTCCGCGGGCTCGTCCGCTCCGCCCAGTCCGAGCACCCGGACCGCTTCCTGCTCATCGATACCGACGACCCGGCCGCCGTGACCGGCCTGCTGCCCCGGGCCCTGGCCGCAGCCGAACCCCAGCTGGCCATACGCGACGGAGAACTCCTCGCCGCCCGCCTCACCAGGGCCACCAGCCCCTCGGACCCGGACCCGGACCCGGACCCCGAGACGCCGTCCGGCATCGCCGCCGCAGGCGGAACCGTCCTCGTCACCGGGGCCGGCGGAGCCCTCGGCAGCCTGGTGGCGCAGCACCTCGTGACCGTGCACGGGGTGCGGAACCTGCTGCTCGTCGGTAGGCGCGGCGCCGATACCCCGGGCCTCGCCGACCTCGCGGCCGCACTGCGCGGACTCGGCGCCCTGGTGGACGTGGCAGCCTGTGACGTCGCGGACCGGGACGCCCTCGCCGCCCTGCTCGCCGCGATCCCCGCCGAGCGTCCGCTGAGCGCGGTCGTGCACGCGGCCGGCGTCCTGGACGACGGAACGGTCGAGTCGCTGACCCCCGAGCGGATGGGCCACGTACTGCGGCCCAAGGTCGACGCCGCCCTCCACCTGCACGCCCTCACCCGCGACCTGCCGCTGTCCGCCTTCGTCCTGTTCTCCTCCGCGTCCGCCACGGTCGGCAACGCCGGACAGGGCAACTACGCGGCAGCCAACGCCTTCCTCGACGCGCTCGCCCAGCAGCGCCGGGCCCGGCAGCTGCCCGCCCAGTCCCTCGCCTGGGGCCTGTGGGAGCGCCGCGGCGCCATGACCGGCACGCTCACCGCCGCCGACCTGCGGCGCATGTCCCGGGACGGTACCGCGGCCATCGGCAGCAACGAGGGCCTGGCCCTGCTCGACGCGGCGCTCACCCTCGACGAACCGCTGCTCGTCCCGGTCAAGATCGACCTCGGCCGGCTGCGGACGGCCGCCCGGACCGCACCCGTCCCGGCCCTGCTCTCCGGCCTCGTCCCCGGCACCGCACGCCGCCCGGCCTCCGGAGCGGACGCTGCCGAAGCGGACTCGCTGCGCCGCAGGCTCACCGCCCTCACCTCCGAGGAACGCGTCGCCACCCTGCTCGAACTGGTACAGGGCCGGGTCGCGGACGTCCTCGGCCACGGCGGAGCCGGGACCGTCGACCCCGACCAGGCGTTCAAGGACCTCGGCTTCGACTCGCTCACCTCGGTCGAACTCCGCAACCGGCTCAGCGCCGCCACCGGCCGCCGGCTGCCCGCGACCCTGGTCTTCGACCACCCCACCCCGGCCGCCGTCGCCGGCTACCTCGCCGGGCGCCTCGTACCCGACGCACCCGGCGGCACGGGGACGGCAGGAACGGCGGTCACGGCGGACCCAGGGGACCACGAGATCAGCTCGCTGCTCGCCACCATCCCGCCCGCCGCACTGCGCCGGGCAGGCCTGCTCGACGCCCTCCTGAGCCTCGCCGACCGGCCGGAGACACCGGCCCCCGCCGCCGACATCGACGGCATGACCGTCGACGACCTCGTCCGGATGGCCCTGGGCGGCACACGTGACTGA